A region of Asterias amurensis chromosome 22, ASM3211899v1 DNA encodes the following proteins:
- the LOC139953896 gene encoding interstitial collagenase-like, with product MSGSTWFAVWVVCCATLITGHHTVSDDTNEFALNWLRSYGYLYSSEPDDELSIADVSAAIRRMQAFASLPETGEVDSATLEVMNMPRCGVPDFEPDEDGQFKRYTTRSKWPRTALTYKFESYTRDLSVCDIESTVAASFKQWSDVCPLTFTLVTGTADIIIKFVDGWHGDGNAFDGRGGTLAHAFYPASGFGGDLHYDDAETFRMHSTNSNDIDLLYVTVHEIGHSIGIDHSSVSGAIMYPTYAKVATVELHSDDINAARALYGK from the exons ATGTCTGGGTCCACATGGTTTGCAGTTTGGGTTGTTTGTTGTGCAACACTCATCACGGGTCATCATACCGTCAGTGATGATACCAACGAATTCGCATTG AATTGGTTGCGATCCTATGGCTACCTGTACTCATCCGAACCAGATGATGAGTTGAGTATTGCTGATGTTAGTGCTGCTATACGACGCATGCAGGCGTTTGCCAGTCTACCCGAGACCGGTGAGGTAGATTCTGCTACCCTCGAGGTCATGAACATGCCAAGATGCGGCGTACCTGATTTTGAGCCAGATGAAGACGGTCAATTCAAGCGGTATACGACTAGATCAAAGTGGCCTAGAACGGCACTCACATACAA ATTTGAGAGTTACACCAGGGATTTGTCAGTATGCGACATCGAGTCAACTGTAGCCGCTTCGTTCAAACAATGGAGTGATGTGTGCCCCCTTACCTTCACACTGGTAACTGGAACCGCAGACATTATCATCAAATTTGTAGATGGTTGGCATGGTGATGGAAACGCGTTTGATGGAAGAGGCGGCACCCTGGCTCATGCATTCTACCCTGCTAGCGGCTTTGGTGGTGATTTGCATTACGATGATGCAGAGACATTCAGAATGCACAGCACCAATTCAA atgatatTGACCTCCTGTATGTAACTGTGCATGAGATTGGTCACAGCATTGGCATAGACCACAGCAGCGTGTCTGGAGCCATAATGTACCCAACCTACGCAAAGGTGGCAACAGTCGAACTTCATAGTGACGACATTAACGCAGCCCGAGCTCTGTATGGCAAGTAA
- the LOC139954062 gene encoding uncharacterized protein, with protein sequence MGKVNSEQLLKAKPLVLIMLVHLAVIWHPAMAQTDGFATMKTQPAATSHQYSTASTTKTKSATSTEPSTATFWPATESMTSLSSSSKETIVLTSDSSEILPSTNSPTEEVTEGMKTGTESLATGITLTSDNLATDDTSFQVTSELTQTVPMSPLTTNKSELLTSTGTATEEQTVVELTTFANVTLLTTTDETATQVTNELTQTSTITSLTSDVTKITSTEGTTLEPSTGEPTTVADVTFLATDETATQVTNELTQTSTMSSLTSDVTKLTNTEGTTLEPSTGELTTVADVTFLATDETATQVTNELNQTSK encoded by the exons ATGGGGAAAGTCAACAGTGAACAGTTATTAAAGGCCAAACCTTTAGTACTCATCATGCTGGTCCATCTAGCAGTCATCTGGCATCCAGCTATGGCCCAAACTG ATGGCTTCGCTACCATGAAGACCCAACCAGCTGCCACAAGTCATCAATATTCAACAGCTTCAACAACAAAG ACAAAAAGTGCAACAAGCACAGAACCATCAACTGCTACATTCTGGCCTGCAACAGAGTCAATGACTTCATTGTCTTCAAGTTCAaaagaaacaattgttttaactTCTGACAGTTCTGAAATACTGCCTTCAACTAATTCGCCAACAGAAGAAGTAACAGAAGGAATGAAAACAGGTACTGAGAGTTTAGCAACAGGCATAACCCTAACATCAGACAATTTAGCAACCGATGATACCTCTTTTCAAGTTACTAGTGAGCTAACACAAACTGTACCAATGTCACCTCTAACTACTAATAAAAGTGAGCTATTAACAAGCACAGGAACCGCGACAGAAGAACAAACTGTAGTTGAGCTTACAACATTTGCCAATGTAACATTACTAACAACAACTGATGAGACTGCTACACAGGTTACTAATGAGCTTACCCAAACCAGTACAATAACAAGTCTAACCTCTGatgttacaaaaataacaagcaCAGAAGGCACAACATTGGAACCATCAACAGGAGAGCCAACTACAGTTGCAGATGTAACATTCCTAGCAACTGATGAAACTGCTACACAGGTTACTAATGAGCTTACCCAAACCAGTACAATGTCAAGTCTAACCTCTGATGTAACGAAACTAACAAACACAGAAGGCACAACATTGGAACCATCAACGGGAGAGCTAACTACAGTTGCAGATGTAACATTCCTAGCAACTGATGAAACTGCTACACAGGTTACTAATGAGCTTAATCAAACCAGTAAA